The following proteins come from a genomic window of Vidua chalybeata isolate OUT-0048 chromosome 2, bVidCha1 merged haplotype, whole genome shotgun sequence:
- the CRYAA gene encoding alpha-crystallin A chain translates to MDITIQHPWFKRALGPLIPSRLFDQFFGEGLLEYDLLPLFSSTISPYYRQSLFRSVLESGISEVRSDRDKFTIMLDVKHFSPEDLSVKIIDDFVEIHGKHSERQDDHGYISREFHRRYRLPANVDQAAITCSLSNDGMLTFSGPKVPSNMDAGHSERPIPVSREEKPTSAPSS, encoded by the exons atggacaTTACCATCCAGCACCCCTGGTTCAAGCGTGCTCTGGGACCCCTCATTCCAAGCCGTTTGTTCGACCAGTTTTTTGGAGAGGGTCTCCTTGAGTATGACCTCCTGCCTTTGTTCTCGTCCACTATCAGCCCCTACTACAGGCAGTCCCTGTTCCGCAGCGTGCTGGAGTCGGGCATTTCAGAG GTGAGGTCTGATCGGGACAAGTTCACAATCATGCTGGATGTAAAACACTTTTCTCCTGAAGACTTGAGTGTGAAGATTATTGATGACTTTGTGGAAATCCATGGCAAGCACAGTGAAAGGCAG GACGACCACGGCTACATCTCCCGGGAATTCCACCGCCGGTACCGCCTGCCCGCCAACGTGGACCAGGCTGCCATCACCTGCTCGCTGTCCAACGATGGCATGCTGACCTTCTCGGGCCCCAAGGTCCCCTCCAACATGGACGCCGGCCACAGCGAGAGGCCCATCCCCGTGTCCCGGGAGGAGAAGCCCACCTCCGCGCCCTCCTCCTAA